The sequence cacacCGTATCATTGCAAATATAATGCCCTTGGTTACCCAACTGTTGGTTGGCCAAAAGTCACCTTGGGCACTTGGTAGTTTTTATGgccattttcactatttttgagCTATTTTAACCACTGTTAACTATTAATTGATTGGTCAACAATATCAAGAAatttatcaataatgaaaataattgttagttgcagccctattttaaGTTGATTGGACAAACTAACAAATACTTAATCTGTGTTTTGGTTGGTATATTCTCTTTCCTGCCATGTTGCAGTGGTGATTTAAGCCATCTACTGAGATGCCAAAAGTCTAGTATTGGTTGGGCTCTATTGATTAGGAATGACAGTAAACTGGGTAATGAAAGAATGGAAGAGCTTTTAGTGCTTATTGTCTTGGTCTACAAGGAAAATGTTTGctcaatttgtcttttttttaaggttGAGCATGGTCTTCAGTAATGTAAAATGATGTATCACATCTGTGGCAACACAACAATATTCACAAATGTGTGTCGGTctttacttaaaaaaacaacaacaacaaaaaaaacccaaatccCTCTGCATGACTGCATTCATCTGCAATAATAACATTActtgaaaaataatttcactGATTGTTCTATTACAATAACTCAATGATTCGTCAAAGAAATgcagttattatttattagctAAGGATTTCTTTAGTCATGGCTTGACAAGGAATTGCAGAGAGATAATGACTTCTCCTTCCATCTCTAGATGACACAAGCAGATGTTAGTGGACTATGCAAGAACATGGTGTCCCAGCGGACAGGCAGGAACACAGTGGAGAATGATGCACCTCACATACGTCTGGATGATGACGCTGACCTTAAGGTTTGGAGAGCTTCTGTACATGAATCCACTACAGTCCTGTGTTTTGCTTTGGGCCCACCACTGAATaagtcacactcacacaccggTGAACTCTATAGTACTGCATCTGCACCAGAAGAGGATCAAACTTCATGTTGCTGCTGTATAGCCCCGCTTCACTGGGGATTTTTACTGCTCCCTTTGCCAAATCCAAAGCAGCCAGTGCTCAGCCTTGCATGCACACAGATAATGATCAAGTTAATTAGACCTGAGATTGAACGAACTGCAGCAGCAACTTAATCATTTGTAACTTGATTAGAAATACTATATTCTGCAGCTCCAGAGACCTGaaaactttcagtttttttagAATGCTTGAAATTAGGATGTACTGCAGAATTCAGGTCTTGAGCTAAGacataatgtttttgtaatcCAAAGCAGTGAAATGATCCTTAAGTCTTAAACACAAGCTCAAGGGAAATCCCCTGCTGTCTCTGACTGACAGTGAGCAGGTGTAGATTGCAAAAGcgttaattttattttctcctccccCTAGGAAATATATACATTTGGAAGGAAATTGGGTCAAGGTAGCTTTGGGGTTGTTTATGAAGCCACCCACATTGAGACAAAGACACAATGGGCTATCAAAGAGGTTTGCAGACCAGGGGTGAGTGCATTTCGCAATCCCTCTGGGAAAAGTTGAGTTTAATGTTTGGAGAGAAACAAATGGCCATAGCAACTCAGCTGTGATTGACTTTCTGTTACTTCAGGCAGGAAGTTCAAAAGTCAAGCTGCTGGAGCAGGAATTAAAGATTCTCAGACAAGTGAATCATGCTCATATAATACATCTCAAGGAATCCTACGAAACAGCTAAGGTGAGTCTCAATATAATCTACTATTACTGTGCAACTCTGCATAAATATCTCTGATAAGCATGCACAAATTGGCTCTGTGGTGAGATGTAATTCTCTCTACTTGTTTTCTAGATGACTTATTTGGTTACTGAGCTGTGTGTTGGAGGTGAACTGAaggagctgctgcagaggaAAATGTTCTTTACAGAGGATGAGACAAGACATATCATCCACAGCTTAGCTGATGCCATCGTCTACCTTCACAAAAGAGGTAATGACATTCTACAGATTGACATTTTGATAGTACGTATTACCTTTACAGCActtgaaaatctgttttttatgaCCTCcataaaaaagtgattttagTCCTCACCTTGCTTGTGATGTGGATGTGTACATCCTGAAATCACTGTtaggtgtgtttacaggtgtagTTACTTGTGCAACAGACATGAAACTTAAAACAAGAAGACAAGTGAAACAATGCTTTTCAGCTTGGtgtaaagttatttttttaatatattttatatctttacCCTTATTACACTGTAGTGTGGAACTAGTGGTatgaattatgttttattgttgtaggtattttataaattaaacgcccattttaaattgtgtgttGAGCAAAGTGTGCATCAGTTACTCTAAGTTGTAATAACACCACGGTACCATGATTCCACTCAAATTGTGTTGCCATTCATTATAGAAGGATGGCTCattttaataaaagtaataataaacaactgcttggaaaaaacacaacaaacattttaattaaatctaTGTGTTTTATTGGAAATGCCGCTTCCCCTTTTAATGGTGAAATCTGTGGTTAGAAGTAATTTAGGACATTGCCTGGCAATGAGGCATCATTACATGTGTCTAATGACTAATTTACAACAAGCTGGGGAGCAATCCTGATTAATAGGTGTGTTTTCAAATAGAAAGTCCCTCCGTGCTGGTTTGTTTTACCTCTACAAAGACTAATGATACTTATGAAAATGTGCTGGCTTTGAATTAGGTAGGCAGGTCCCTTTTTGTTATATGACCAATCATGATCATGAAAGTCTCTCAGCTTGATGTTGTTAGGCTTTTCTCAGATTATCAAATTTTTGCTGTCCATTGTGAGCTTCAGCTGCCATTTGTCACAATCAGGTATTAGTCTTAGCTGTACTCAggctcagctgtgctttgagcttTAATGCTAACACATGCTACAATTAACAACATGGTACATGAAATGCTTAATTTCTCAGTGAGTTAACAGGATGATTACCGAAACGTGATGCACCCCAAAAGCTGTCATAGTTGGTAGTTATTAAGTGATTTCATCTCATcagtattttattaaataaccaaaagaaatgtataattattaaataGAGACAGTTATAAATATGAAATTGACAGATATGCTGCCAGCAAGCAGTTGAAAGACCGGGCTTTAATGGAAGAAAAAATATCTCAAGATGgcaaaaagaacattttcaggTGTTTTGTGCACACCAGTTGGTCTAACTTACCTTTCACACACCATCAACACTGTTGCGTTGTATAATTGGTTGCTTCAAACAGTGCAGTGAAAAAGCCTGCCCAGGgcaaattgtatttttccacCTGCCATCTCTCACTTCACCAAGTTTTGTTAACGAGGCCCTTTAGCCTGGCATACTGTAAGCAAGGTAAACAGAGCACTGTGTTAGTGTGTGCGAAAAACAGTTTACTGTGGTGACTGACATTAGCAAATCATGTTGCAATTAACTATGATCACAGgcaatatttgttttcatcagtTGTCCAACACAAACTCCAACCCTGAATCTATTTATTAATCAAAtcagattattttcatattatatatgaagagaaaccaaaaCATGTTGCAAAAGCCTCCACATATATTCAACAGTTTTAGGATGCCATGTTGGGTGACGTTTCAATACATCAGCATGTTCCACTGGCCAAGTCAATAAATATGCTCACCATattgtagggctgtagtcaaccaaagaaaatgttggtttactaaaatcgtacataatcttcaactaatcgattagtcgcggggagaggggggggcctccaccgtcacttctctgctcctcgctctttcccgctcgctacgcaaacatagTCAGGAGCCACGCTACCAGTGGTTTCACAGGCAACGACACGGAGCTTGACTgacgtaccggaacagcgctgcacagagactcccaaatgCTGTCgatttcaaatattaaaaaatattttttttggcctggcgggggtcattatggagaaacacagattcagtaaacattcagtacgttcagtaaacgttgagtacagttagaccctgcagtctccattaggttgggcgagatcaaagttgtgaaaacaatgggggtgttttgaatacacccccgttttcacaggtaatttgttagtctgtccctaccgccgcaggaaataatggattactcctggagagctattgatgtagcacttttctccttatgaaaataacacagagattattcgaccaatgagaatttaatcggacgagagcatatcgaccaactaatcgaccagtcgaccagcagactacagccctaccaTATTGTTTTCTTTACCACAATGTGTTGTTGAAATGGTAGGTTTAGAtaaattagtctttattaattCCCTGTAGGGAAATTTGTTCTCAGAGAGATCAGCTCTTGGTCAGTGCCTTGGTCAAGGTCAATGACTATTAccaacatgtttgtcttttggGTGGGGAGAAAACCTGAGAGGTCACAGGGAGAACATACAAATATCCAGTATGGTGCTCATCGATGATTTACCTTGTGACAACGAATATGAGGGATTGGGGGGAAAAGAAACTCACTAAAGAGTGGTGGTTATCTCAAGTCTTTAAAGAAATCAGCAACAACTCAAAATGTCATGAAGTAATAAGATAATTGACTTGTGAGGTGCtataaattgtaatttaaaattCTAATGCATTTTGAGATTGCACAGACATATAGAGATTAACTATGTGGTGAATGCTTGCAcagtttactgtatataaattaaAAAGGGCCTTGAATTATGCGTCTTTAGCTTAAAAACAATCCTGTGTTTAAAACTGCAGTAATCAATTTTTGCCACTTACAGCTTACAGtgaatttatttgttaaatacATGATGATAAAACTGTGTTCAAACCCATTATGTATGTGTAAAGGTTTTGTTTCCTCCACCTACAGACATAGTGCATCGGGATTTGAAACTTGAAAACATTCTTGTGAAAAATGATCTCGATGAGGATGATAATGGCAAGATTAATATCAAGGTAAGATGGTGACACAAACTGTGAAACTTTCCATCACTGCCTATTATCCGTTCGTTTCTGGACTGAGCACAAGCCTCTGATGGGAAATCTTTCCTTGCCCACTATCTCCTCTATATTTAGTAAAGGCTTTAAATACTACCTCATTATGACAGACTCCCTCTGGTCTGCCTTTATAGTACACCTGTACAAAGAAAGGCTCAACTGTATCTTTAAACAAATTACCAGCTGAGCACAGCATGTTGTGTGCATTGACAATGAGCCAGCCAGAGAAATACCTGGTGTGCAAGCTAAAATGAGGCTAGGcctcacatacacaaaaacacacataaatgttaTAAGAAAATGTTGTCATGGCACAGCATAAATGACTTCCATTTCACAGGAGTTGATCTGTTCTTTCTCTCGTTTTGTAATTATGTGATATCCCGTAGTAAATATCTGGACCCATACAGCCTTTACAGCTAATTTGTTCTTAAGGTATAGccatgttttcctttaattctGTCAGAACATCTAAATTATGTtcatctatatttttttctattttgttctTTACCTAGGTGACAGACTTTGGATTATCAGTAATGACAGGTGGTGTCGGGATCGCAAACATGATGACGGATGCTTGTGGGACTCTTATCTATATGGGTAAGATGACATCTGTATCTTCTACAGCATACTTGTAGGTCTGACAGATGACCACAAGGGTACAGCTCTAAGTTTGAATGAGTATACATTTCTACACTGTCTTTTTGAGCTGCCAACGCTGGAAAATTTTAAATCCCACTCATGGCAGTGagtgttattttaatttttgaatgaAGAATGTATCCTGTATATTTTATTTCGTCACTTACTATATacttattatatttatattatactcGAATGTTGTATCAAAAGTATCCTACTACTAGTGGTGCTATGGAGCATTGTTTATAGGAGCGGGTCCCTGTTTTATCTGCTTCCTGTGCTCTACTAGCATTCGTAAAATCATGATACAGATGTGTAGAGTATGCAAGCTACAATGTGAAATCCTTTGTTTTCAAGCTGTTTCACTGATTGACAGTTGGTTACAATTGGAggtaaaatgccaaaaaatgctgaaaaatgtagaaaagaagaagactgcCAGTCAATGTTGGatggatattaaaaaaaacatggatataaacaatgcaggtttcaaaataTCACAGATTGgctttgtgaatattttatgagAAAGGAAATACATTCAAAACGTTTGGTAGGCCTCAAGGCACAGCGTGTTTAgggagaaacactgaatctaAACATAACATTATCCACAGGGTATCTTTAaatcaggctcctctctttaCCTACATCATCACTGAccttcaaaacattttattaaatgttgtgAAATCTGCATTATTGccagcttgcagtcttcttcttctcctccacttTTAATGGTGCTTTACCACCTTTTACGGTTCATTACTGCCACCAGCTGTGGATATGCCTTCCTGCCCTGTTTATCACATAACTCATGTGTGCTGATAAAGCATGATATAAACAGTATGGGATTTACTCACTGAAACATTGCTCAACAAGCAGTGCCACTAGTGGTCAGAAACTAGTTTTAACTAGTAGTCATTTTAAGCCCTAAATTTTCCATATCTCCATACtgtacgtttgtgtgtgtgtgtgtgtgtgtgtgtgtgtgtgtgtgtgtaaattttAGCTCCTGAGATGATGAGCGGTCGTGGTTACAGCCAGTGGTGTGACATATGGAGTATTGGAGTAATTATGTATATATtgtaagtacacacacacacacacacacacacacacattcacacacacacacacacacacctctacacacacaatGGAGtacatgtgtcttcatgtgatCCTGTGTTCCTGTAGGCTGTGTGGGGAGCCTCCATTTGTGTCCAAAACAAGGGCAACCCTACTTGAGAAGATTACGAAGAAAGAACTCAAATTCGCTCAACCCATTTGGGCCACAGTCAGTGATGCAGGTGACACTTCATCTCTATTCTCattcttaaataaatgtaatcctgcaaaaaagaagaaattgttTGTGATATGTAGTGAGGGAATATGTTTTTTCAATGACAAGCAGTACAGGATGGTGCATACATTCAGTTTTATCAAGCAATTCAGATTCCTGCTAACAAACTCACCGATTGACTTGAGTTTGTCTCAacagcaaaaaatgtattgacttGCCTTCTGAAGGTTGACCCTGCCTACCGCATGTCAGCTAATCAGCTACTGGAAAACCCCTGGATTACAGTAAGGCACTGATTCTTCCAGCTGCATTCAGAAACTTTACCAGATGAGTCACATGAGAAGCTCTTATGGGGTGCTTTATCCAACAGGGTGACACTAATATGCCTGCTATACCGTGCAATGTGCTGGAGATGATGCGTCACCACCTGGAACAGGAAGAGAGTAAGACTGATGAAGATTTAACTTAGTTCAAATAATTTGGTAACACGTTCTATGACGcccatgtctataatgcattataaacatacgTTATAATCTGATTATGTCAATCTAAGTGGTTATTGGATGCTTTAAGTGAAGTAATGAAATTCCTGATGTATAGGCAGATAATACATCACAAGCTGGTTATAAGTCACTATAAGTGGTCATCGTTTGCTTTaagcaaagtgaaaaaaatatcattaaatctatgcaagaacaacacaaaacttaaaattaatttatttgtttaatggGTCATAACAGACAATGAATTAAGGTCACCAATTTGACACAACTTTTTGATGATGAACAACTGAATGattgacatttacatttcactaatGTAATGTATCCCCAAAAAACACTAAATTGACTCAAATTATAGATAATACCTGAAACAATTTCTACTTTACCTGTAgctgtatattttacttttatgtaaacatttgATCAACAGTGACTCCTTAAAAAAACTTGGTGATTATAGtgcattataaaatgaaacagcTATGAGAATCATAATACACTATGAtccctgcaaaaaaaaatgttggtcaGTGACCAGCAATGATGAAGTATTATGACACTTGaccttataagtcattataaaatgctcaataatgtgttatgattattgttataaagcattatgaatatttatgggCGTACATAGGGCGTTACCAATAATTGAATTCAAATCTTCCGGGTCatgatttgatcattttaagaAACAATAATGTGACAGTGATAATATCCGACAAGTTGTTCTggtatataaaaataatggatgaaGTGGAGGCAAAAAATGGAAagtttttaactattttttaaaaagtttgtatTCTGTTTAACTCACGgttgttggtttggtttttttgtttttttctttttagcaatgAGAGTTAACTTGTAATGCAGCATGAAGTGTTAGTATGAGTACAGATTACTTGATGTTGATGTTATTTAAAATTGTCCACAATAGTAACAAGGACTCTGGGGGACTTGTCCTTTACTTCTTCTGAGGACACTCTGGACCCATCTCTGCTCTACAGTGCAGCttcaacagaaacagacagcgGCTGTAAGAGCCACGCTAAGCTCAGCCCTGAGAGAGACGACAGCTCCTGCACACCCTCCACATCCACCAAACcggtactgtatgtctgtatgtcacAACACTGTTGACCTGATctgcctgtgtgttttcttattcAGGACTAAAGACTAAATTTATATGCTAGTAAGTACTGTAGATAACACTTAGAgcaaaactgtttttacaaCATGCTGAGGTTTTGGTCATTATTTATAATGGTTATGATTTTTTGTACCAACTTAGAGAGCTCACAAGGGTGAGCGATATTAGTGGTCAGATGATCAGGACAGTATCACCTTAATAATTGTGTCATCATTATTGGGAAAAAACCAAATGAGAATATTAAGGTTATTACACAATCTTCTGTTAGAATTTACAAAGCTCCTTTGTGGTTTGTACTTTAATTTTCAGTATTCCCTGCATGTGGTTTTACATTGCAATGGGgagttaaaacattttattttgggtGTGCTCATGCTGCGCTCTTGAAAGTTACTGTATTTATCAGTTTCTCATTTGTAAATATCATTAATGTCAATATCCAAATAGTAATTAGAACTGTGACTCAGGAGAcaggttaaaaacaaaacaaaactgaattttCCACTCTGTAGATCAGCCTTTATCTATTATTTATGGTCATGGAATCCAGCTATGGATCTCTCATGTTTCTCTTTGGGTTATCCTTGTATCTTGGTATGAAGAGTAAAGAGGGTGGTGGCCATCTTCAGCAGGACAAGCGCAAAAATGTCTCTGAAACCCAGGGACCACCTCAGCCCAGCACCACACAGGTCTGTTGAACCTCTTACAACTTTTCCTTTTCAGTTCAACTTCAATTTATTCTttaattgatatattttttaaatttatcacCAGTAACATATATTGCACTTTccatattttgtagtttttaatgtTACATGTTTTGATATAAACTTTCAAACAATAAATGTATATTGCTGTACATTCCAGATTTTAAACACCAACTATcttgttgagttgtgttttcatattgCCGTGCATACTGCCTTTCATATTCAATCACCACTAGATGGTGCCAGATTAACCTGTTACAGCAGATGGTTATAAAGGTGTAgtcatgcagctgtttttaaattaatgtgatAGTTAATACTGTTATGTAAGATGAATATGAATCTTATCCCTGCAGTTTCATGCTGGTCTGAAACCCTCAAGACAGCCGAGTGCAAAGCAGCGCAGGCCTCAGGACAAGAGGGACGTCAGCACAGTACAGAAACCAGCCCCTGACCTGAGTAAAGCAGGCGACCAGAGACCTTCTACCTCCATTAAAAGTAAGACTGGTTTCCGCAAACCACCTGCTGCCTCTAAGACCACTACCCCTTCAGAAcgagacaaaaaaacaagccaGATCACATGAGAAAGCGTGAGACAGAGCACATAAGTgggtgaggaaaaaaaagtgagcataaaagagagaaaaactaaaTTAGAGGTGGACTTTATTTGatataaattttatttaatgtttaattctGGTAATTGTATGTCATTCTGTGGTTTAGCAGTGATGTGAATGTAACTACTGTGAATGGTGCCACCTTTATGGTGATGACCAGAGATcaagcagtgacagcagtgtcaAATGAATGGGCCTT comes from Thunnus maccoyii chromosome 1, fThuMac1.1, whole genome shotgun sequence and encodes:
- the stk33 gene encoding serine/threonine-protein kinase 33; amino-acid sequence: MTQADVSGLCKNMVSQRTGRNTVENDAPHIRLDDDADLKEIYTFGRKLGQGSFGVVYEATHIETKTQWAIKEVCRPGAGSSKVKLLEQELKILRQVNHAHIIHLKESYETAKMTYLVTELCVGGELKELLQRKMFFTEDETRHIIHSLADAIVYLHKRDIVHRDLKLENILVKNDLDEDDNGKINIKVTDFGLSVMTGGVGIANMMTDACGTLIYMAPEMMSGRGYSQWCDIWSIGVIMYILLCGEPPFVSKTRATLLEKITKKELKFAQPIWATVSDAAKNVLTCLLKVDPAYRMSANQLLENPWITGDTNMPAIPCNVLEMMRHHLEQEEITRTLGDLSFTSSEDTLDPSLLYSAASTETDSGCKSHAKLSPERDDSSCTPSTSTKPSKEGGGHLQQDKRKNVSETQGPPQPSTTQFHAGLKPSRQPSAKQRRPQDKRDVSTVQKPAPDLSKAGDQRPSTSIKSKTGFRKPPAASKTTTPSERDKKTSQIT